One segment of Poecile atricapillus isolate bPoeAtr1 chromosome 35, bPoeAtr1.hap1, whole genome shotgun sequence DNA contains the following:
- the CELA1 gene encoding chymotrypsin-like elastase family member 1: MMLQLVLLAALALCGRCSELDAENMQRVVGGTEARSHAWPYQISLQYYSGGGWHHTCGGSLIQRNWVMTAAHCVNNNMNYRIVAGEHNLNRNEGSEQIFSVSKIIVHPYWNPNNVAGGYDIALFRLSGYATLNNAVQLAVLPREGTILPDGYPCYITGWGLTRSNGQLSSVLLQAYLPVVDYQTCSSPSYWGSTVKNTMVCAGGDGVRSGCQGDSGGPLHCAVNGQYQVHGVTSFVSSQGCNVLRKPTVFTRVSAYISWINSVIAQN, encoded by the exons ATGATGCTGCAGCTCGTGCTCCTCGCCGCGCTCGCCCTGTGCG ggcgCTGCTCCGAGCTGGACGCCGAGAACATGCAGCGGGTGGTCGGAGGGACCGAGGCGCGCTCGCACGCCTGGCCCTACCAG ATCTCCCTCCAGTATTACTCCGGGGGCGGCTGGCACCACACCTGCGGGGGCTCCCTCATCCAGAGGAACTGGGTGATGACCGCCGCCCACTGCGTGAACAA TAACATGAACTACCGCATTGTGGCCGGCGAGCACAACCTCAACAGGAACGAGGGCAGCGAGCAGATCTTCAGCGTCAGCAAGATCATCGTGCACCCCTACTGGAACCCCAACAACGTGGCCGGAGG CTACGACATCGCCCTGTTCCGCCTGAGCGGCTACGCCACCCTGAACAACGCCGTGCAGCTGGCCGTGCTGCCCCGGGAGGGCACCATCCTGCCCGACGGCTACCCCTGCTACATCACGGGCTGGGGCCTGACCCGCA GCAACGGGCAGCTGTCCAGCGTCCTGCTCCAGGCCTACCTGCCCGTCGTGGACTACCAGACCTGCTCCAGCCCGTCCTACTGGGGCTCCACCGTCAAGAACACCATGGTGTGCGCCGGCGGGGACGGCGTGCGCTCCGGCTGCCAG GGCGATTCCGGCGGTCCCCTGCACTGCGCCGTCAACGGGCAGTACCAGGTGCACGGCGTCACCAGCTTCGtgtccagccagggctgcaacGTCCTCCGCAAACCCACCGTGTTCACCCGCGTCTCCGCCTACATCTCCTGGATCAACAGC GTGATCGCGCAGAACTGA